A segment of the Candidatus Pelagisphaera phototrophica genome:
CATGAACCATGGAGTGGCAAACTTCGACCCCGGTGGGGAAGGAATTGTAGACAATCCGTCCCACTTTTCGCTCTAAAATCGAGACCACTTCGCTGTATTCAGAAATATCCTCGCCTGTGGCGTGCAGCGTTCCGGTCAGTTGTCCCACGAAATTCTCGAGTAGGCGTATCAATTCAGATTTGTCAGTCCAACGAACCAGGGTCGTTCCCGGACCAAAGATTTCATGGCTGAGAGATTCGTCGTTAAGGAAGGTTGATCCATTCACTTCGAAGACAGTCGTTGTCCCGAGACAAGCCCCATCAGATCCTTTCTCCGCGTTTGCGACATGGGTCGTTACACGACTATTGTTCTCAAGATGATTCACACCGTCGCAGTAGGCGTTACGGATGGTGGCATTGAGCATTACCTGCGGTGCGGTTTCCTTCATCTTATGGACGAAGTCTTCGATGAATGCGTCTCCTTCGGGGCTCTTTTTGATGAACACGATTCCAGGATTCGTACAGAACTGTCCGACTCCCATGGTTGCAGATACATGAAGCCCACTCGCGATAGTGCCAGCACGGATAGCGAGGGCCTGCGGTAGTAGTATTACGGGATTAACGCTACCCATTTCAGCATAGACGGGAATGGGTTCGCTGCGCTCGGAAGCAATTTTCATGAGAGCCGTTCCTCCGGCGGTCGATCCGGTAAAGCCCACAGCTTTGATCGCGGGATGAGACACAAGTGCAGATCCCACTGAGCGACCTCCACCAAAAAGAAGGCTAAAGACGCCGTCAGGCATTTCGGTTTGCTGAGCTGCTTTCTGAATAGCGCGAGCTACTAGCTCAGCTGTCCCTGAGTGCGAGGAATGGGCTTTAACGATGACGGGGCACCCTGCAGCCAAAGCGGAAGCGGTGTCGCCTCCCGCAGTGGAGAACGCTAGGGGAAAATTGCTTGCAGCAAAAACCACCACAGGGCCTACGGGTCGTTGCATAGACCGAATGTCGGGTTTGGGTAGCGGAGCCCGATCGGGGATAGCGGTATCGATTCGAGGCTGAGCCCATGAACCCTCCGCGGCAACATTAGCGAAAAGCCGGAGCTGGCCAGTGGTTCTTCCCGTTTCGCCCTTAATCCGAGCTTCTGGCAAACCGGTCTCCTGCACTGCTCTCTGAGTGAGGGTATCGCCGAGTGCTTCTATTTGGGAGGCAATTTCGTCGAGGAATTCGGCTCGTTGAGCGCCACTCTTCTTGGAATAGCTGAGAAAGGCGGTTTGGGCGAGAGCGGCCGCGGTTTCGACTTCAGCGCTCGTGGCGCCAACGAAAGGGGGCTCAATTTCGTTTCCAGTTGAAGGGTCGATGGCTTTTACCGATTCGGTGCCACCAGCGGCTTCGCTAAATCCGAGTATTGAGTTTCCTTTGATTTGAATCGCTTCGTCAACGGGCATGATTGTTGTGGTTTTTATGGGTGCAGTTGCAAATTGAAATTTGTATCTGAAAAGGACGGATAGTATTCAATCGGTTACGAAGATCCACTGAATTCCAGTTTTGAGGCAACAAAAGTTAGAGGACGGGAACTCCTAGATCCTCATGGTGGATACCCACTTTGGACATTATGGCATGGGGCATCTCGCGCTGGATGAGATCATAGACGAGTTTGCTCCGGCGTACCCGCTCTTGAGTCAAGTTGAGGGCTAGGGTCTCATGCTGTTTCCCATAGGGATAGATGTCGGTTGAATTTCGGAGCCCAAGCTTTACGTAGATTGGCGCGGAGAACTGTATCATATTGGGTGTCTCGAAGTGACGGACGTATCCCCCGAGCCCATCCGGCGCCTCTATGTACACGTCCAGCGGTACCTTGATTGCCTGTCTAATTGCACTGAGCTGGGCCGTGGAAAGATCGGTTGATACATTAATGGTGTTCGAACCAATCTCCTCGAGAAGCTTACATGAGGCTGGGTTGGCGGGTGCCAGAATTGCAGAGGACTTTACGATCAGGTTAGAAGGCAGATCGCCTTTGTTGCGCAACTGCTTGATGATTTGAATCAATCCCAAGTCTGCGATTAGAAAGGATCGGATTCCTAGGTCACAAGCCCGGAAGACATCGTCCAGGCTGAAACGAATCTGTTCCGCACCACGAACCTGCCATTGGATTAATTTGCCAACCGGTGCATTCCACAGTCCGCCCACATCGAAGTTGGCCCGTGGTGTTGTAAATAGGCAGACTTCGATATTCCGCTCTGCCCCGAGACTTGCGAACGCCTTGATTTGGGCGTCGCTTAGCATTTGAATGCCGCTTCCTTGGCTGATCCTGTGTACGGGGCATCCAATTCTATCGGCTTCGTCTAGCATGAGCTGAAACGCCTCAGGGGTTTCAGTACTGGGTATTTCAATACGGTATTGGGCACCATCGCTAAAAGACTGGAACGAAGCGACATTTGAATCACCGATTGGTAGGCCAAGACTCTTAAGGGCGTCGATCGACTTTTTCATGATGTATTATCGGATAGGGTGTCTGTATGGGCGAATTCTATAGCCCGAAAGTCAGAAAGGTTTTCCGGGAAACGTTGATGATTTGGCTTTTGCTTACCTCGCTCTGTAAATCTTGAATTGCCATCGTCCCTCCAACAAGTCGAGCTAAGAGAGATTCCTTAGTCTGACTCCACTCCCTGAACCTAAAAAGTTGAGTCTTTTTGATCGTGTCCCTGAAAAACGTGGCTGAATTTTCGATGAACCCAATCCCTGTGATATGAGTGTCTATGATATGTCTGCTCCTAATTTGATTGAGCATTCCGAACTTCCATTAGATTGATAGTATCATTCGATGAATCAAGTTTTTATGCGAAACCGAATTGCCCATACCTATCCTTCTAGAAGTTTACATGGATCCATTGTCCATGAACTTGGATTCAAGATAGTCTCGGGCGCCCATCCACCCGGATCGACCCTGCCAATCGAGGACGAATTGCGCGAAGAGTTGAAGGTGAGTCGTAACGCACCCGTGAAGCTATCAAAGTTTTATCCGCTAAAGGATTGCTGAAAGTGAAAACCCGTACTGGGACCTGTGTTCAGCCACGCGAGAACTGGCATTTGACAGATCCGGATGTCCTGGCTTGGTCGATGAGTGGTGAGGTTGACCAAAAGGTGATAACGTGGCTGACTGAATTTCGAAAAGCGATTGAACCGGCCGCTGCTGAAATGGCAGCCGAGAGAGCGACCCAAAGTGAGCGGGAAGGCATTCGGCTTTGCATTAAGGAACTGGAAGCTACTTGTGATCAATTTGACGCCGACGAATGTTCGATGGAGACTTGCGTCGATGTGGATATGGCGTTCCACGAGTCGATATTCTCAGCATCGGGCAACCCGTTTTTGAAAACGGTGACGGCTAACATTGGGGCGGCACTGGCCCGGAGTCGTTCAGTGACCGACAGTGTTCCTAGAGCGATGAGACGGTCGCTTTCAGCCCACCGAAAGGTGGCGTTAGCTGTGATTGAAGGAAGGGCGGCTGATGCCAGAACCGCGATGATCGAACTATGCGAGGCGGTCGCGGATGATGTTCAGACTGCGATGGGTGATAATTCAGGAAAGGTGGAGTGACGTTAGGAGAAAATTCCCCCAGAATAAGTCTTTGATCGCTTTTGTCGGGAACATCGGTCTTGTTTTGCCTTCGAATTATGAATCCGTATGGCTTTGAAGACCGTACTGAGACCTAGTCATTACAGATTTCGACTCCCATTAAATACATGAAACTACAGTCCTTTCTGGCTGCCGCGTTGGCAGCTTTCTTATTTTGCTCAAATCTGCATAGCCAAACGCTGCAACTCAAATCGACGAAGGCGATTGAGGACCAGACGGCTCAGATCGGCGGAGATCCTGTGGAGATTGATCTCTCAGAGTTTTTTGAAATCGACGGAGTCACAGGCCAGATCGTTGAAATGAAATTCGACGAAGGGGCCGTGAGTATTGAAATGCTGTCCGATGTCGCTCCACTTAACGTCGAGAATTTCCTCAGCTACGTTGATGACAACACGTTTGATAAAACGGTGATTCACCGGTCAATCGCCGATTTTGTAATTCAAGGGGGAAGTTTTACCGCGACACTCCCGATAGAATCGGTGGTTATCAGAGATCCCGTGGTGAACGAATTCAGCCTGTCGAATCTGAGAGGCACGCTTTCGATGGCGAAACTTCCTGATCAGCCTGATAGCGCTACCAGTGGCTACTTTATTAACATGGCCGATAATTCGAATATCCTGGATACACAAAACGGTGGATTCACCGTTTTCGCCCGCGTCATTGGATCTGGAATGGATATTGCGGATGCGATTCATGCGATTCCGACCTATACGCTTACGTTGGATAATAGCGGATACCCTTACGATGACTTTCCATTGGGAGGTAACGCAAGTGATGATATTACCGTTGATTTCATGGTTGAACTAGAGACCGCCAGACGCGTGACGGCGCTGCCAAATTCTGACGGTAGTCCCTCTATGGTATCCTTCGCGGCTACCAGTTCCGCTCCAGAAATCGCTGACGCCTCTTTCGATGGGTCAATGCTCTTTGTTGCGCCGGGCGGAGCAGGTTTGGGATCCACAACGATCGTGGTTACAGCTACAGATACAAACGGGAACGAAGTTTCAGACGAGTTTGTGGTCGAAGTGCAACCGGTCGCTCCTTTCTTTAAGTCCCAGCCGATGCCAAGAGCGGTAGAGGTTGGACGGCCTGTTACTATTTCAGCTGAAGTGGAGTCTGTTTTGGCCGCTACCTACCATTGGAATCTAGACGGTTCTCCCATTACTGGAGCGACTGAGCCGACTTACTCAATCGCTTCTTTCTCGAATTCGGATGCGGGAGAATACACGCTTAGTGTCACCAACTCTGAGGGAACGAGTGTTTCTTCCCCGGCGTTGCTAATTGCAATTGAGGCATCCGCTCGCCTGATCAATATTTCGACTCGAGGAATCGCTCGCTCCGGTGAGTCGGCCATGATTGTTGGCTACTTTCTAAGTGGCGTATCCGGTGAAAAGGAGATGATCATTCGCGCGATTGGACCGGACTTGCTTAATCGGGAGGTTGAAGGCGCTATGCTGGATCCACAGATACGGCTGCTATCTATTGGTGGAGATAGTGTTGATTTGAGCAACGATAATTGGGGGACGGGCAACGACCTAGATTATTTAGCAGAATTGATGCCGAGATCAGGAGCTTCGGCGGTAGCGGAAGGAAGCAAGGATTCCGTGATTGTTGGCTCGTTTCCAGTTTCTGGTTACACTGCAATTGTAGGACCTAATATTGGAGAAGCAGATGGCATCGTTTTAGCGGAAGCGTTTGATGCGGATGAGGATCGGCTGAATAGTGATGTCCGTTTAGTGAATATAGCAACCCGCGCGGAAGTAGGTATTGGAGAGAATGTATTGATTGCTGGGTTTTGGGTATTAGGAGGAGAGAAGGCGAATCTCCTCGTGAGAGCGCTTGGACCGGAACTATTGGATCGAGATGTACAAAACGCGATTTCGGATATTCAACTAATCGTAGTAGACGGTGTTGGAAACATCGTGGGCGAGTCCGATGACTGGGGAGATTCCTTGTACAAGGATACTCTGATTCGCGAAATGATCGGAGCCGGTGCGGAAGTGCCCAACGAAGGCAGCAAAGACGCGGCAACGATTTTGACTCTTGATCCGGGAGGATACTCGGTGGTCGTTAGTGGAGTCGGCGGCGAAACAGGAGTTGGCCTCGTTGAAGTATTCGAAATTCGCTAGCTAAATTAGCGGCGAATTGTCTAGCCATCAAAAAAAGTCGAGCTGCTTCTGGATCTCAACCGCTTTCTTCGAATCGCTGGCGAAATTTGAAAATGGCTCTAGAAGTGGATTGAGCTTTTTAAGTTGCTCGTGAAGTGCCCTAGCCAGGTAGGGGGCATTGGCTTCGTTCGGGCAGTGAGTAAAAATAAATGGCCTCTTCCCGTCTAGTATCCACTTATTGATGATAGGAGCCCATTCCTTTAGCCACGGTTGGTTTGAGGATGGGTCGTTCTTGCCGACCAGTCTCAGAAAGGGATGTTGGCCTAGCGCTGATTTTCGCACAGGAGTTTGCGGTTTTCTGGATTGCGCCGCTGCCTCATCTTTGTCTGCAGGTTCGCTGGCAAAAAGGGGGCGACTATCGAATACAACCTTGTTCATGCCGAGCCGTTGGAGCAAATCGTTCAGCATTTGCTCGTTTTCCGACTTATCGTACCAGGTGACATGCCGAGGTTCGACAGCGTATTGAAAATTCGATGGCAATGATTCTAGATAGCTTTCGAGGACCTTGAAGCTATTGCTGTTGAATGAAGGAGGAAGTTGGAGGAAACTCGGCCCGAGTCGCTTTCCATGATCGAGAACTTCGAGCACTTTGAGAAAAGAATTCGTTTCATCCTTCGCGTCCACAAGTCGACGCTCATGCGAAATAGCCTTCGGAAATTTCGGACAGAACTGAAACCCGGGCCCGGTTTCAGCCATCCATCGCTCAAGGTTGCTTGAAGGAGGGAGGGCGTAAAAAACAGAGTTCGCCTCTACAGTATTGAAAATCTTGGCATATTCCCGCAGCGATTCGTTCGGTTCAACATTCCGATCGAAAACGGACCCAAACCAGTCGCGGCAGGTCCAGACGGGACAGCCAATGTGGTAGGATACGGGAGCAGTCATGTTGGTCGACCGAATAGCGTGTCTAGAATCTCAGCCTTTGCCGTAGACTTTGTCCGGGTCAAATAGAGGTTCACCCCCGTCGTAGACAAGCTCGTTCGAATCGGCTTCCAGCTTTCGATAGAAGCAAGACTTGTATCCGTTGTGACAGGATGCTCCTTTTTCCCCAATGTCTGCTTTGCAAAGAATGACATCCTGGTCGCAATCGGTGCGAAGCTCTCGAAGCTTTTGAACCTGGCCCGAGGATTCGCCTTTCACCCAGATTGTTCCGCGCGACCGACTAAAATAGGTGACCTTCCCCGTTTCGATGGTGAGCTCGAGTGCTTCCTTGTTCATGAAGGCGAACATAAGAACTTGGTTGGTATGCACATCGGTCGTAATGCAAGGGATCAACCCATTCTCGTCGAATTTTGGCTGAAGTGCTAAACCTTTTTCGATTTCTTCCTTGGAAGACCTTTCGTGTAGACAGCTCTGTGACATAGTCGGAAGAATGAATCGAAGAGAATCTTCACTGTAAAGCCAATGATGCG
Coding sequences within it:
- a CDS encoding aldehyde dehydrogenase (NADP(+)); this translates as MPVDEAIQIKGNSILGFSEAAGGTESVKAIDPSTGNEIEPPFVGATSAEVETAAALAQTAFLSYSKKSGAQRAEFLDEIASQIEALGDTLTQRAVQETGLPEARIKGETGRTTGQLRLFANVAAEGSWAQPRIDTAIPDRAPLPKPDIRSMQRPVGPVVVFAASNFPLAFSTAGGDTASALAAGCPVIVKAHSSHSGTAELVARAIQKAAQQTEMPDGVFSLLFGGGRSVGSALVSHPAIKAVGFTGSTAGGTALMKIASERSEPIPVYAEMGSVNPVILLPQALAIRAGTIASGLHVSATMGVGQFCTNPGIVFIKKSPEGDAFIEDFVHKMKETAPQVMLNATIRNAYCDGVNHLENNSRVTTHVANAEKGSDGACLGTTTVFEVNGSTFLNDESLSHEIFGPGTTLVRWTDKSELIRLLENFVGQLTGTLHATGEDISEYSEVVSILERKVGRIVYNSFPTGVEVCHSMVHGGPFPATSDGRSTSVGTHAITRFTRLIAYQDSPQSLLPQELKDGNPLGVSRLEDGALQNPKR
- a CDS encoding U32 family peptidase — its product is MKKSIDALKSLGLPIGDSNVASFQSFSDGAQYRIEIPSTETPEAFQLMLDEADRIGCPVHRISQGSGIQMLSDAQIKAFASLGAERNIEVCLFTTPRANFDVGGLWNAPVGKLIQWQVRGAEQIRFSLDDVFRACDLGIRSFLIADLGLIQIIKQLRNKGDLPSNLIVKSSAILAPANPASCKLLEEIGSNTINVSTDLSTAQLSAIRQAIKVPLDVYIEAPDGLGGYVRHFETPNMIQFSAPIYVKLGLRNSTDIYPYGKQHETLALNLTQERVRRSKLVYDLIQREMPHAIMSKVGIHHEDLGVPVL
- a CDS encoding GntR family transcriptional regulator, which produces MNQVFMRNRIAHTYPSRSLHGSIVHELGFKIVSGAHPPGSTLPIEDELREELKVSRNAPVKLSKFYPLKDC
- a CDS encoding FadR/GntR family transcriptional regulator, whose translation is MKTRTGTCVQPRENWHLTDPDVLAWSMSGEVDQKVITWLTEFRKAIEPAAAEMAAERATQSEREGIRLCIKELEATCDQFDADECSMETCVDVDMAFHESIFSASGNPFLKTVTANIGAALARSRSVTDSVPRAMRRSLSAHRKVALAVIEGRAADARTAMIELCEAVADDVQTAMGDNSGKVE
- a CDS encoding peptidylprolyl isomerase, giving the protein MKLQSFLAAALAAFLFCSNLHSQTLQLKSTKAIEDQTAQIGGDPVEIDLSEFFEIDGVTGQIVEMKFDEGAVSIEMLSDVAPLNVENFLSYVDDNTFDKTVIHRSIADFVIQGGSFTATLPIESVVIRDPVVNEFSLSNLRGTLSMAKLPDQPDSATSGYFINMADNSNILDTQNGGFTVFARVIGSGMDIADAIHAIPTYTLTLDNSGYPYDDFPLGGNASDDITVDFMVELETARRVTALPNSDGSPSMVSFAATSSAPEIADASFDGSMLFVAPGGAGLGSTTIVVTATDTNGNEVSDEFVVEVQPVAPFFKSQPMPRAVEVGRPVTISAEVESVLAATYHWNLDGSPITGATEPTYSIASFSNSDAGEYTLSVTNSEGTSVSSPALLIAIEASARLINISTRGIARSGESAMIVGYFLSGVSGEKEMIIRAIGPDLLNREVEGAMLDPQIRLLSIGGDSVDLSNDNWGTGNDLDYLAELMPRSGASAVAEGSKDSVIVGSFPVSGYTAIVGPNIGEADGIVLAEAFDADEDRLNSDVRLVNIATRAEVGIGENVLIAGFWVLGGEKANLLVRALGPELLDRDVQNAISDIQLIVVDGVGNIVGESDDWGDSLYKDTLIREMIGAGAEVPNEGSKDAATILTLDPGGYSVVVSGVGGETGVGLVEVFEIR
- a CDS encoding DUF72 domain-containing protein; translation: MTAPVSYHIGCPVWTCRDWFGSVFDRNVEPNESLREYAKIFNTVEANSVFYALPPSSNLERWMAETGPGFQFCPKFPKAISHERRLVDAKDETNSFLKVLEVLDHGKRLGPSFLQLPPSFNSNSFKVLESYLESLPSNFQYAVEPRHVTWYDKSENEQMLNDLLQRLGMNKVVFDSRPLFASEPADKDEAAAQSRKPQTPVRKSALGQHPFLRLVGKNDPSSNQPWLKEWAPIINKWILDGKRPFIFTHCPNEANAPYLARALHEQLKKLNPLLEPFSNFASDSKKAVEIQKQLDFF
- the hisI gene encoding phosphoribosyl-AMP cyclohydrolase, producing the protein MSQSCLHERSSKEEIEKGLALQPKFDENGLIPCITTDVHTNQVLMFAFMNKEALELTIETGKVTYFSRSRGTIWVKGESSGQVQKLRELRTDCDQDVILCKADIGEKGASCHNGYKSCFYRKLEADSNELVYDGGEPLFDPDKVYGKG